A segment of the Spiroplasma helicoides genome:
ATACTTATAAAGTATCAGGAGGTCTACATGGAGTTGGAGCCTCAGTTGTAAATGCCTTGTCAACTTATGTTGAAGCAATTGTTTTAAGAGACCAAAAAATGTACAAACAAACTTTTTCAGAAGGTGGTACAAAATCAAGTGAAATTGAAATAATTGGTACTTCTGAAACAAATGGTACGATTATTAAATTTAAACCAGACCCAATAATTTTTAAAGAAACTACTGAATTTGACTTTAAAGTAATACAAACAAAAATTAAGCAACTAGCTTTTTTAAATAAAGGATTAAAAATAAATTTATTTGATCAAAGATTTGAAAAACAAGTTTCTTATTGTTTTGATAATGGAATAAAAGATTATATTAGAGAGATAAATTCTTCAAAAGAAAGAATTAATGAAGATATTTTTTATGTTAGTGATACTTTGAATAAAGTTGGAGTTGAAATCGCTATTCAATATAACGAAACTTATGATGAAAGTATTTTTTCATTCTGTAACAATATTTTTACAAGTGAAGGTGGTTCGCATGAAGAAGGATTCAAATTAGCAATTGTTAAATCAATTAATAGTTATGTAAATTCTTTAAAAAATTTCAAAGGTAATAAATTTATCTTTGATGATATTAAAGAAGGAATATGTGCAGTTATTTCTATTAGACATATTGATCCTTTATATGAAGGTCAAACAAAAGCAAAACTTTCAAATGTCGATGCAAAAGAGGCTGTGTCACAAATTCTTATGGATTCATTCACTGAGTATCTTTTAAAAAACCCAGAAGATGCAAAACAAATTGTTGAAAAAGTTTTATTATCTCAAAAAGCTAGAAAAGCAGCTCAAAGAGCAAGAGAAGATACAAGAAGAAAAACAGCAATTGATAGTTTTTCATTGCCAGGTAAATTAGCTGATTGTGAATCGAAAAACTCAGATGAAGCTGAATTATATTTAGTCGAAGGGGACTCAGCTGGAGGTAGTGCTAAAATTGGTAGAAACAGAAAAACTCAAGCTATATTATCTCTAAGAGGTAAAGTTTTGAATGTTGAAAAAGTCAAGCAAGCTAAAGTTTTTGAGAATAAAGAAATTCAATCTATTATAGCTGCTATTGGAGCTGGGGTAAAAAAAGACTTTAATGTAAAAAAAATAAGATATGGAAAAATAGTTATAATGACTGATGCTGACGTTGATGGGGCTCATATTAGAATATTATTACTAACCTTCTTTTACAGATATATGAAAGATCTTATTACAAATGGTTATGTTTATATTGCACAACCACCTTTATATAAAATTGAGTCAGGAAAAAATAATATTGACTATGCATATTCAGATGCAGAGTTAGACGGATTAAAAAATGGTAAGTACAAAGATTTAAAATATGTAATTCAAAGATACAAAGGTTTAGGAGAAATGGATGCAGTTCAACTTTGAGAAACAACAATGGATCCATCAAAAAGAACAATGATTCAAATAAAAGTTGAAGACGCTTTTATGGCCAATGAAGTATTTTCAAGTTTAATGGGTGAAAATCCAGAATTAAGAAGAGACTTTATAACTGAAAACGCACAATTTGTAGAAAATATAGATTTTTAATTAGAAAGGGCAACCTAAAAAATGACAGATAAAGAAGAAAAAATAATAGGAATAGACATAAAAGACGAAGTAGAGAAAGATTTTTTAGAATACTCTATGAGTGTTATTGTTAGTCGCGCCCTTCCTGATTTAAAAGATGGTCTAAAGCCAGTTCAAAGAAGAATCTTATATTCAATGTATGACTTAAAAATAACTGCTGATACTCCTCATAAAAAATCAGCACGTATTGTTGGGGATGTTATTGGTAAGTATCACCCACATGGTGATTCATCTGTATATGAAGCAATGGTTAGAATGTCACAAGATTTTTCATATCGTTATCCATTGGTTGATGGTCATGGAAATTTTGGTTCTATCGATGGTGATGGAGCAGCTGCAATGCGTTATACAGAAGCTAGATTATCAAAAATATCAAATATGTTACTTAAAGATATTGATATGGATACAGTTCCATATATTGATAACTATGATGCTTCAGAAAAAGAACCACAATATTTAACTGGTTACTTTCCGAACTTGTTAGTGAATGGTTCAACAGGAATTGCTGTTGGTATGGCAACAAATATACCACCTCATAATTTAAATGAAATAATCGATGCTATAAATGCTTTTATTGATAAACCTGAAATTGAAATTGATGAAATTATGACACATATTAAAGGACCAGATTTTCCAACTGGTGCATCAATGACAAATGGTAAAAGCATGATAGATGGTTATAAAACAGGAAAAGGTAATTTAATTGTTCGTGCAAAAATTGATATTGAAGAAAACCAAAAAAAACAAAGAATTGTAATTAGTGAAATTCCTTATCAGGTTAACAAAGCAAGAATAGTTGAAAAAATAGCAGAACTTTATAAAAATAAACAAATAACTGGAATTACAGATATTAGAGATGAATCGAACTATGAAGGTATTAGAATTGTTTTAGATTTAGCAGCAAGCTCAAATGTGCAACTAATTATTAAAAGACTTTATAAATACACAAGTTTACAAACAAATTTTTCAATAAACATGCTAGCACTTAACAATGGAATACCTGAAGTTTTAAATATTAAAGATCTTATAAAACTATATGTTAAACATCAAATTGATGTAATTCTAAAAAAATCTATTTTTGAAAAAAATAAATTAGAAGCAAGGTTACATATTTTAAGAGCTTTAAAAATCGCTGTTGATATTAACAATATTGAAAAAATAATAAAAATCATTAGAGAATCAAAAAATAATGAAGAAGCATATAAATCATTGAATGATGCATTTGGTTTTGATGATAAACAAGCTAAAGCAATCTTAGAAATGAGACTTCAAAGATTGGTAGGTTTAGAAAGAGAAAAAATAGATACTGATATATCTACAATGGAATCTAGAGTTGCTGAACTTGAAAAAATAATTAATTCAAAAGAAGAACAAAATAAAACTTTGATCGAACAACTTATAAAAATAAAAGAGAAATTTGGTGATGAAAGAAGAACAAAAATCATTAACGAATCTCAAACAAAAATTGAAGAAGAGGAACTTATTCAAGATAAAAGAATGTTGATTACAATAACTGAAAACGGTTATGTAAGAAGAATAGACTCTGATGAATTTAAAACTCAAAAAAGAGGAGGGAAAGGAATCATAATAAATTCTTTTTCTGATGATAATATTGTGATTGCAGAAATTGGTAAAACCAAAGATGATGTTTTATTTTTTTCCGATCAAGGAAAAGTTTACAAAATTAAAGGTTATAACATCACACAATTTTCTAGAACATCTAGAGGATTACCGATAATAAACTTTATAGGTATAAACTCATCTGAAAAAATAACAACAGTACTTTGTCTGAAAAATAAAAAAGAAAAATTCAATTATCTAATTTTTGTTACTAAAAAGGGAATTATAAAAAGGGTTCTATTAGAAGAATTTAGTAGAATAAATCAACATGGTAAAATTGCAATTTTACTTGATAAAGGAGATACCTTAGTCTCGGTTGTACCAAGTTCAGGTTTAAATGAAATATTAATATCTTCAGAAAAAGGAAAAATATTAAAACTTGATGAATCAGATATTAGACCGATTTCAAGATCATCAAGAGGTGTCAGAGGAATAACTTTAGATAAAAATGATTCTGTAATAAATGCCGTAACAAATTATGGAAACAATTGTCTAACAACAATATCGGAACAAGGTATAATTAAAAAAACACTTATAAGTGAATATAATTTATTTGGTAGAGGTTCAAAAGGAATTGTTGGAATGAAACTAAATGAAAAAACAGGTAAATTTAAAGCTATGCATGCAATTAGAGATACCGATGATGTTTTGATGATTTCATCCAAAGGGAAGATTATTAAAATAAACTCACAAGAAATAAACTTACAATCAAGAAGTTCGATAGGTGTAAAAGGATTTAATTTAGAAGATGGAGAATATATTACAGCTACAACAATTGAATATAACAAAGAAGGGAGTGTTGAGTAATGATAGATATAAATAGAATTGAGCAAGAGTTTGAATTTGTTTGTGAACAATTAAAAAAAAGACAAACAGATTACACAAATGATTTAAAAAACTTGGTCGACCTAAATAACAAAAGAAAA
Coding sequences within it:
- the gyrB gene encoding DNA topoisomerase (ATP-hydrolyzing) subunit B, translated to MTNKYGADQIQVLEGLEAVRKRPGMYIGNVGKNGLHHLVWEIVDNSVDEALAGFCDEISIIITDKNEIIVKDNGRGIPIDIHPKTKKTTLETIFTVLHAGGKFDENTYKVSGGLHGVGASVVNALSTYVEAIVLRDQKMYKQTFSEGGTKSSEIEIIGTSETNGTIIKFKPDPIIFKETTEFDFKVIQTKIKQLAFLNKGLKINLFDQRFEKQVSYCFDNGIKDYIREINSSKERINEDIFYVSDTLNKVGVEIAIQYNETYDESIFSFCNNIFTSEGGSHEEGFKLAIVKSINSYVNSLKNFKGNKFIFDDIKEGICAVISIRHIDPLYEGQTKAKLSNVDAKEAVSQILMDSFTEYLLKNPEDAKQIVEKVLLSQKARKAAQRAREDTRRKTAIDSFSLPGKLADCESKNSDEAELYLVEGDSAGGSAKIGRNRKTQAILSLRGKVLNVEKVKQAKVFENKEIQSIIAAIGAGVKKDFNVKKIRYGKIVIMTDADVDGAHIRILLLTFFYRYMKDLITNGYVYIAQPPLYKIESGKNNIDYAYSDAELDGLKNGKYKDLKYVIQRYKGLGEMDAVQLWETTMDPSKRTMIQIKVEDAFMANEVFSSLMGENPELRRDFITENAQFVENIDF
- the gyrA gene encoding DNA gyrase subunit A; translated protein: MTDKEEKIIGIDIKDEVEKDFLEYSMSVIVSRALPDLKDGLKPVQRRILYSMYDLKITADTPHKKSARIVGDVIGKYHPHGDSSVYEAMVRMSQDFSYRYPLVDGHGNFGSIDGDGAAAMRYTEARLSKISNMLLKDIDMDTVPYIDNYDASEKEPQYLTGYFPNLLVNGSTGIAVGMATNIPPHNLNEIIDAINAFIDKPEIEIDEIMTHIKGPDFPTGASMTNGKSMIDGYKTGKGNLIVRAKIDIEENQKKQRIVISEIPYQVNKARIVEKIAELYKNKQITGITDIRDESNYEGIRIVLDLAASSNVQLIIKRLYKYTSLQTNFSINMLALNNGIPEVLNIKDLIKLYVKHQIDVILKKSIFEKNKLEARLHILRALKIAVDINNIEKIIKIIRESKNNEEAYKSLNDAFGFDDKQAKAILEMRLQRLVGLEREKIDTDISTMESRVAELEKIINSKEEQNKTLIEQLIKIKEKFGDERRTKIINESQTKIEEEELIQDKRMLITITENGYVRRIDSDEFKTQKRGGKGIIINSFSDDNIVIAEIGKTKDDVLFFSDQGKVYKIKGYNITQFSRTSRGLPIINFIGINSSEKITTVLCLKNKKEKFNYLIFVTKKGIIKRVLLEEFSRINQHGKIAILLDKGDTLVSVVPSSGLNEILISSEKGKILKLDESDIRPISRSSRGVRGITLDKNDSVINAVTNYGNNCLTTISEQGIIKKTLISEYNLFGRGSKGIVGMKLNEKTGKFKAMHAIRDTDDVLMISSKGKIIKINSQEINLQSRSSIGVKGFNLEDGEYITATTIEYNKEGSVE